The window CTTCAGTCTCAATGAAAAAGACCAACTCTGGTCCACTGAATAAACATGGGGAGCCTGTGAAGAAGTCATCTGGACCGCAATCTGGTGGAGTCACACGCCAAAATTCTGGTCCGATTCCACCTGTTCTTCCTACAACTGGTCTTATTACATCTGGTCCTCTAAATTCATCTGGGGCACCAAGGAAAGTATCTGGTCCATTAGAATTTACAGGATCAATGAAATCGCCTAGTTCTGTAACTCACAATCCAGCCATGACCACTCTTAGCCTAGATGATGAATATTCCTTCAGGAGGAACTTCCCAAAGCCAATACTGTGGTCTGTAATTCTGATTTTCATTATGGGATTCATTGCTGGTGCTTTTATTCTTGGAGCTGTCCACAATGTCATTCTCCTTGTTGTTGTAGTAGTTCTTTTTGGTGCTGTTGCGGCATTGTTCACTTGGAACAGTTGTTGTGGGAGGACAGCCATTGTTGGTTTCATTTCTCGTTATCCTGATGCTGAGCTTCGAACTGCCAAGAatgggcaatttgtgaaggtTTCTGGGGtatgtatattaaatattgacacatacatatatatattttgatgatattgattAATTAAGCACAGTCATGCAAAAAGCATGATTGCATGCACAACTAACCACCCTTGTCTTTGTGGATAAGGGACTGATTTTTATGTGATGGATATCAATGACTTGAATTGAATGGTTGCTGGGTGTCTCTTTATCTGTGATTGTACCATTCtggttgttgttgtgtgtgtgaCTTTGAGCATAAATGAGAGAGGAATGCCAATGGTCTGTTATTCATTTTGAAGGTTGTTACCTGTGGTAATGTTCCATTGGAGTCCTCCTTTCAAAAAGTTCCTAGATGTGTATATACTTCTACAAGCTTGTTTGAATATCGAGGGTGGGATTCAAAAGCCGCCAACCCGAAGCATCGTCGTTTTACATGGGGACTCAGAGCAGCTGAggtaattttaatatgttaaatcTTCTCTTTTCAGTTTTCCATTTTATTAAAGATTACCTTGAATACTCTTGATATACCTTGACCATCATGGAGATATTAGCTTTTGTTTGTTCTAAACTTTCTTTACTAGTGcaagaaaaaatcattttttccttCCTATAGTCTAGCATATCCTGTTGACCTAATTATGTGATCTGTCCTTCTATTTATAACCTTCAATATATCTCTATATTTACTTCAGCTACATTGTAATAAAACTATTCCTAGCAATGACTTGTATAGTGCAATGATCAGTTTCTGGGAGCTTATTGTTTGAGTATTCAAGCTATTGAAAGGgggaaaattattattatcaacttTCCATATAAGTATTTCAATGAATGCCTTTTTCTCCCCTTGCTTTTGATCGATTAATTTGTTGGGGCTTTGAATTCATGCTTGAAGGCTTTTATCTGCTATTCATTATGTGAGTATTCTCTGACTGTCATTAAGTATTATCTTCATGCCTGATGTGATAGGaatattgtgtgtgtgtgtgtgtgttgggaagtTTTGCATATAAATATGGTCAACTGAAGTTTTTCACCTTCTTTGTGTGTACCAGGCATGTGTATTTGGAGATTTTTGCTGTCTAATCTATTATATCTCAAGTATTTTAATATCTACCTTGACATTTACATAATGCAGAGGCATGTGGTGGACTTCTACATTTCTGATTTCCAATCTGGATTGAGAGCATTGGTTAAAACAGGCTATGGTGCAAGGGTGACTCCTTATGTTGATGATTCTATTGTAATTGATGTTAACCCTGACAATAAAGACATGTCTCCAGAGTTTCTTCGATGGTTGCGAGAGAGAAATCTTTCAAGTGATGATCGACTGATGCGATTAAAAGAAGGGTAAAGTTCTTCATCTTGCTCAAGAGTTGAAACTCTCCAGTTATATATTAGTGTAAAGGGAAATTGTTAAGGTTAAACCTTTTCCAATAgtgctgttaaaaaaaaaatcttttccaATAGTTGTTGAGGAGGGGGAGGGGGTTGAAGGGGTTTAAGCTTATTGCTTTGTGTCAAATATCTGGTCATGGGTCTGCCTATTGGTGTATACTGCATATTAATGGTGTCAAATAGCCCTATACATAATTCGTGTTATGCATCATGGTACTAATGTTAACAACAGCAACCTCTTTAGTGCATTAATACAATAAAGTTGGGATAACCCTCGGTAGGATATTCTTATGAAACTTCCATTGATCTTTTTGTAGGTACATCAAAGAAGGTAGCACAGTCAGTGTAATGGGAGTTGTTCAAAGAAACGACAATGTACTTATGATTGTCCCTCCTCCTGAGCCTTTGACTACCGGATGCCAATGGGCTAAATGTATATTTCCAGCTAGCCTTGAGGGTATTATTTTGAGATGTGAGGATACATCAAAGATTGATGTCATTCCAGTGTAGTTGCGCTCTCCTGACACCTCTTAGGTATTCTTCTTTAAAGAAGTATTTTCTTACCACCTTTAACTTAATGGTGGTTGAAGTTTGTATTTTGTAAGTGTTATTGGTAAGCGTGATGAGTCTACAACTGACATCAGTGATTTCCTTTTTCCTGCTCTCTACTCCTAGTTTGTTGTATAGCTATTCGTTTATTATTCCTAAGGAGTTTATTCTTTATAATGGATGTGGTTTTATGAAAGTGAGTTGTTTGTTGGTAGGATTAGCCGCTTTTAATTGTCAAAGGTATATCAcgcatgatatatatttttacctGTTCAGTGAATTTTGGAAGAGGGTTACCATGCAGTTatacttttccttcttttgtcCCCCGTTTTGAAGTCCATGCCTAGCAGGTAGCCAAATCATATGCATTGTACAGACAATAACATGATATGCATGCTTTACTATTTCGCAATtcgattttcattttcaatgatTTCGTATCAAGTAGGGATGTCATTGAAGTTGCACTGTGCcgttgtattttattttcacatgcAAGAGTATGGACCGTTCATATTGTGTATGGACTAAATAAGAGGGAAACCTTTCGTGCATACAAACAAGAATGTAGAAcaccacttttttatttattattatcattggtataaaatatttattgattttgtcaacGACCATTTTTTGTCGATAAATCTCGCTTATCACTCTTGATAGAATTTCTCTTAACCCTGTTTTTAATTCTTAGGTTGTTTTTGTCTCaagacaattatttttattatgaatgTTTTACTACATCAATGATGTCAAAAGTTGACCCAATACATGTCACATGAAATTGAGTAacaatttttaagagaaattgaAGTGTGCTATGTAATAGGTTCACATGAAGTGTCACAAGTTCATgttataacataatttttagttGACAAAATTAGTAGTTTAATcttctaattttgattttagtttcttttttagtttttattggtTCAAGTTTTTTAACTTTCCATTGTGTCATGTTTatcttttcattaatttttaatataatggtgttaaatttaattttagttcataAGAATTTCGTTGTTATCTCACTATGAGTTTTTATATATTGGACATGGCTCACGCTCAGTCACTAGCTACGATTAACAAACCAAGCCAACGAGAC of the Glycine max cultivar Williams 82 chromosome 13, Glycine_max_v4.0, whole genome shotgun sequence genome contains:
- the LOC100807593 gene encoding uncharacterized membrane protein At1g16860, encoding MGSRFPSHQLSNGLYVSGRPEQPKERTPTMSSVAMPYTGGDIKKSGELGKMFDIPMAMDASKSRKSGQLNNAPSRTGSFAGAAASHSGPILPNSTPRSIYTTSGNISSGGSMTTASVSMKKTNSGPLNKHGEPVKKSSGPQSGGVTRQNSGPIPPVLPTTGLITSGPLNSSGAPRKVSGPLEFTGSMKSPSSVTHNPAMTTLSLDDEYSFRRNFPKPILWSVILIFIMGFIAGAFILGAVHNVILLVVVVVLFGAVAALFTWNSCCGRTAIVGFISRYPDAELRTAKNGQFVKVSGVVTCGNVPLESSFQKVPRCVYTSTSLFEYRGWDSKAANPKHRRFTWGLRAAERHVVDFYISDFQSGLRALVKTGYGARVTPYVDDSIVIDVNPDNKDMSPEFLRWLRERNLSSDDRLMRLKEGYIKEGSTVSVMGVVQRNDNVLMIVPPPEPLTTGCQWAKCIFPASLEGIILRCEDTSKIDVIPV